In a single window of the Orbaceae bacterium lpD04 genome:
- the cmoA gene encoding carboxy-S-adenosyl-L-methionine synthase CmoA, whose protein sequence is MEQKKDLLFSAPIESLGDWTFDDKVAEVFPDMIQRSVPGYSNIISMIGMLATRFVTANTHVYDLGCSLGAATLSIRRNIKQDNCMIYAIDNSTAMVERCQKHISAYKAATPVEVICADINSITMQNASMVVLNFTLQFLTPDARQQVLNKIYQALNPNGILVLSEKFSFEDNMVNDLLFDMHYDFKRANGYSELEISQKRSMLENVMITDSIETHKTRLINAGFKHINTWFQCFNFGSIIAIKK, encoded by the coding sequence ATGGAACAAAAAAAAGATTTATTATTTTCAGCACCAATAGAAAGCTTAGGTGATTGGACATTTGATGATAAAGTTGCTGAAGTTTTTCCCGATATGATACAGCGTTCAGTCCCGGGGTATTCAAACATTATTTCAATGATTGGCATGTTAGCAACGCGCTTTGTGACTGCAAATACTCATGTTTACGATTTAGGCTGCTCTTTAGGGGCCGCAACCTTATCAATTAGGCGCAATATAAAGCAAGATAACTGCATGATTTATGCGATTGATAATTCAACAGCGATGGTTGAACGATGCCAAAAACACATTAGTGCTTATAAGGCAGCAACGCCAGTTGAGGTGATTTGTGCAGATATAAATAGTATTACCATGCAAAACGCCTCGATGGTCGTATTAAACTTTACCTTACAATTTTTGACGCCTGATGCGCGCCAACAAGTATTAAATAAAATATATCAAGCTTTAAACCCAAATGGTATTTTGGTTTTATCAGAAAAATTTAGTTTTGAAGATAATATGGTTAATGATTTATTATTTGATATGCATTATGATTTTAAACGAGCAAATGGCTATAGCGAATTAGAAATAAGCCAAAAACGTAGCATGCTTGAAAACGTAATGATAACGGACTCTATTGAAACACATAAAACGAGATTAATTAATGCTGGTTTTAAGCATATTAATACTTGGTTTCAATGTTTTAATTTTGGTTCAATTATTGCGATAAAAAAGTAA
- a CDS encoding MG2 domain-containing protein, translating to MGFLRLLLRIPFYILSIIWEACLYFALFLLVLLRIILWAISPIIGDVNWSTPKWYPNVKQHYQSLSAALAKRKTLIGSTIIIVIIAYFSGNYLYHWYLNRPKSIDFAPTIINTYHANYDKPYYSNSTLDISFSGNSRSPAPLELIGKPITEGISISPNIDGVWRWSSDSIIEFKPTHTWPLGVKYTVKLNDEKLFANDNKLQDNSNSYTFATQEFSYSINDKQLYQDPINTKNRMAIFTINFSHPVNKVSFENKISLELINKRSSFFIKSYDYTISYDDNLTTAYIKSSQLDLPEEDCDLKLKIDKGIMASMGSNLTSMASYDSLFVPSKYNLNINNSDISLVEINNQKIQQVLTISFNYNVNASDLNKILKVWQLPINRNKKYREDYYSVFSKKNKTRFNVDQNDLANAQLLPLKAIDTEQNYQNQISFEFKADQGKELYIEVKQPLVSDGGYYLSKEYLDVKTVPMYPAVMNFATSGSLLSLSGDKKIPVVSRNMSKLKLDIERVIPSQLQHLVSFNQNDFQWMDFGDLDSDNFVEKYSVTKSINGAAESINYSDVDLSQYLKKDLNGNEIRGVFLVRLYGNHQENEKESFDYYTSRFIIVTDIGIINKKSLDQSQDIFIQSIRSGEPIKNAKVSVLGVNGIEITSQQTDDNGHAHFAPLSDYYQGIKPLYFVVEKGQDLSFLPISSYDRQLNFSRFDVGGIYETVDGGELRTHLFSDRGVYRPGDTFHIGMIVRAQDWSKSLDGIQLEADIYDPKSNRVKTQSIVLDEYGFKELAYKTNYSSPTGEWYINLYLKNPKEDYRTLLGSTSVVIREFEPDKTAVSLTLLPEIKEGWVHPDALSAKVDAKNLFGTPAQNRVVKSQLYLEPSAPYFKKYDNYAFYQNISRNQNSFNIAIEETLTDENGIASLALPITSFDGNYTAKLLTEVFEPDSGRSVSATSTIFVSPNDYLVGAKADGRLDYIKKDSTRIINFIAIAPNLEQISLTDLTLVKLEQKYLSVLVKQPSGVYKYESKRKDTVLSQMPFAIDKTSTNYAISDELPGNYLLQIKNKSGYLIYQTAYSVAGTANITRNLDRNAELELKISNNQYKAGDEIEVSITAPYVGSGIITIERDKVYAWQWFKTTTTSSVQKITVPEGIEGNAYINVQFIRDPSSDEIFMSPLSYAVTPFKISNDKFNDHIKLTAPDKIKPGEILPITLQTNSKQRVIIFAIDEGILQVADYKLKNPLNEFIRKKALSVKTLQILDLILPDYNRLLNLSAPGGDMYELKDELSGHLNPFKRKVDNPVTYWSGIIDVDGVKTVDYFVPDYFNGKIRIMAVSVGKETMGSTQTTTTVRNDFVLTPNIPYFVAPNDEFEISLSVANNLEDTSDKAIPITVTLNTTPQLTLIDEATKTIDLSPMKEGTLKFKLKATDNLGSGDLHFTASYHDKVVKRNVSTSVRPASQYRLKTVMGRMDGSKQSFTDIRDMYAPFSERDASVSYSPLILSRGLATYLANYPHLCSEQILSQAMPLLLNSKYPDFELVKNNSIKLDSLFQMLQTRQNSEGAIGLWYSSYNVDPFITLYAVNFMLEAKEADQLIPNKMLENANKYIKQIASSTRTDQYGLRLRAYAIYLLTRQNQVTTSYLASIVADLNDNRSKGWQTDLTALYLASSYQMLKMDREANQLLKPVWQELANAYDNAWWNHNYYDPLVLEAGKIYLIAKHFPKQAKDIPPQALENLVLMLNQERYTTQSSAMTLLALDSYVSSINKDKLAADDLTITSESKVDEQNKYQTIAKLKGLLAKGSFTADARTVSFNNQTHLPAWYLMSQQGFDKTIQTQPITKGLEVYREFTDEKGNIVNQVTLGDKINVTVRIRTLSKEGATNIAIVDLLPGGFEVVQQPISSTKDNYQENDEYDGEDEENYQSDEGYHWISPIAVGNYTWYPDYTDVREDRVIIYGSTANNKTQTFTYQIKATNIGQYIVPSAYGEAMYDRDIQAVSKGGDLISVIAK from the coding sequence ATGGGATTCTTGCGCTTACTTCTTCGTATTCCTTTCTATATCTTAAGTATTATTTGGGAAGCTTGCCTGTATTTTGCCCTATTTTTACTGGTGCTATTACGCATTATATTGTGGGCTATTAGCCCAATTATTGGTGATGTTAATTGGTCAACACCCAAATGGTATCCGAATGTAAAACAGCACTACCAAAGCTTAAGCGCTGCGCTAGCTAAACGTAAAACACTCATTGGTAGCACGATTATTATTGTTATTATTGCTTACTTTTCGGGTAACTACTTGTATCATTGGTATTTAAATCGACCAAAATCAATCGACTTTGCGCCGACAATTATCAATACCTATCATGCAAACTATGATAAGCCTTATTACAGTAATTCCACATTAGATATCAGTTTTAGTGGCAATAGCCGTTCACCTGCGCCATTAGAACTTATTGGCAAACCAATTACCGAAGGGATCTCTATTAGCCCGAATATTGATGGTGTATGGCGCTGGAGTAGCGATAGTATCATTGAGTTTAAACCTACTCATACTTGGCCATTAGGCGTCAAATATACCGTCAAATTAAATGATGAAAAATTATTTGCTAACGATAATAAATTACAAGATAATTCAAATTCTTATACTTTTGCCACCCAAGAATTTAGCTATTCAATTAATGATAAACAGCTTTATCAAGATCCAATTAACACTAAAAATAGAATGGCAATTTTTACAATTAATTTTTCACACCCTGTTAATAAAGTATCATTTGAAAATAAAATATCATTAGAACTAATCAATAAACGTTCTTCATTTTTTATCAAAAGTTATGATTATACTATTAGCTATGATGATAATCTAACCACTGCTTATATAAAAAGCTCACAACTTGATCTACCAGAAGAGGATTGCGATTTAAAATTAAAAATAGACAAGGGTATAATGGCTTCAATGGGTAGTAATCTAACTAGTATGGCTAGTTATGACTCCTTATTTGTGCCAAGTAAATATAATTTAAATATAAACAATTCAGATATATCTTTAGTTGAAATTAATAACCAAAAAATACAGCAAGTGCTGACTATATCATTCAATTATAATGTCAATGCAAGTGATTTAAATAAAATACTTAAAGTATGGCAGTTACCTATAAATCGCAATAAAAAATATCGTGAAGATTATTACTCTGTATTTTCTAAAAAAAATAAAACCAGATTTAATGTTGATCAAAATGATTTAGCCAACGCTCAACTATTACCTTTAAAAGCTATCGACACCGAGCAAAATTACCAAAATCAAATTAGCTTTGAATTTAAAGCAGATCAAGGTAAAGAGCTTTACATTGAAGTTAAACAGCCTTTAGTTTCTGATGGGGGTTACTATTTATCAAAAGAATATCTTGACGTAAAAACAGTGCCAATGTACCCAGCTGTTATGAACTTTGCCACCAGTGGTTCATTATTATCACTGAGTGGCGATAAAAAAATTCCAGTTGTGTCACGTAATATGTCTAAATTAAAATTAGATATTGAACGCGTTATTCCCTCACAATTACAACATTTAGTTTCATTTAATCAAAATGATTTTCAATGGATGGATTTTGGTGATCTTGATAGTGATAACTTTGTTGAAAAATATAGTGTAACTAAATCGATTAATGGCGCTGCTGAGTCTATTAATTACAGTGATGTCGATTTAAGCCAATATCTAAAAAAAGATCTTAACGGTAACGAAATTAGAGGGGTATTTTTAGTTCGTTTATATGGTAATCATCAAGAAAATGAAAAAGAGTCATTTGACTACTATACCTCGCGCTTTATTATTGTAACCGATATTGGCATTATTAATAAAAAATCATTAGATCAATCACAAGATATTTTCATCCAATCAATCCGCAGTGGCGAGCCAATTAAAAATGCTAAAGTCTCGGTTTTAGGTGTCAATGGCATCGAAATTACGTCACAACAAACTGATGATAATGGTCATGCTCATTTTGCGCCATTATCGGATTATTATCAGGGTATAAAGCCACTATACTTTGTGGTTGAAAAAGGACAAGATCTCTCGTTTTTACCAATTTCAAGCTATGATCGCCAGCTTAACTTTTCGCGCTTTGATGTTGGTGGTATTTATGAAACGGTTGATGGCGGTGAACTGCGCACCCACCTATTCTCAGATCGCGGCGTGTATAGACCAGGTGATACGTTCCATATTGGCATGATAGTCAGAGCACAAGACTGGTCTAAATCGCTTGATGGGATTCAGTTAGAAGCTGATATTTATGACCCTAAGTCAAATCGAGTTAAAACTCAATCAATTGTATTAGATGAATATGGATTTAAAGAACTTGCCTATAAAACAAATTACAGTTCGCCAACCGGTGAATGGTATATTAATTTATATCTTAAAAACCCAAAAGAAGATTACCGGACACTATTAGGCTCAACATCGGTAGTGATTCGTGAGTTTGAGCCAGATAAAACTGCCGTATCGTTAACATTATTACCTGAAATAAAAGAGGGCTGGGTTCATCCTGATGCACTATCTGCTAAGGTTGACGCTAAAAATTTATTTGGCACCCCTGCGCAAAATCGGGTCGTAAAAAGTCAATTATATTTAGAGCCATCGGCACCTTATTTTAAAAAATATGATAATTATGCGTTCTATCAAAACATTAGTCGCAATCAAAATAGCTTTAATATTGCAATAGAGGAAACGCTCACCGATGAAAATGGGATTGCAAGCTTAGCGCTACCCATTACCAGTTTCGACGGTAACTATACGGCTAAACTATTAACCGAAGTTTTTGAGCCCGATAGCGGCCGAAGTGTGTCTGCAACATCAACTATTTTTGTTTCACCAAATGATTACCTTGTTGGTGCTAAGGCCGATGGCCGATTAGATTACATTAAAAAAGATTCAACACGTATCATCAACTTCATTGCGATAGCGCCAAATCTTGAGCAAATATCATTAACTGATCTAACACTTGTTAAGCTTGAACAAAAATATTTATCGGTATTAGTTAAGCAGCCATCGGGTGTTTATAAATACGAATCTAAACGTAAGGATACCGTGCTTTCGCAAATGCCATTTGCTATTGATAAAACATCGACTAATTATGCAATTAGTGATGAGCTGCCGGGAAATTACCTATTACAAATTAAAAATAAAAGCGGCTATCTCATTTATCAAACGGCTTATTCGGTTGCAGGCACAGCAAATATTACCCGTAATTTGGATCGTAATGCTGAGTTAGAGTTAAAAATAAGTAATAACCAATATAAAGCGGGTGATGAAATTGAAGTATCGATTACCGCGCCTTATGTTGGTAGCGGCATCATTACGATTGAACGTGATAAAGTTTATGCATGGCAATGGTTTAAAACGACGACCACAAGCTCAGTTCAAAAAATCACGGTGCCTGAAGGCATTGAAGGTAATGCCTATATTAATGTGCAATTTATTCGCGATCCAAGCTCAGATGAAATTTTTATGAGCCCATTAAGTTACGCTGTCACGCCATTTAAAATCTCTAATGATAAATTTAATGACCATATAAAACTTACTGCGCCAGATAAAATTAAACCCGGTGAGATTTTACCTATTACCCTTCAAACCAATAGTAAACAGCGCGTAATTATTTTTGCAATTGATGAAGGTATTTTACAAGTTGCCGACTATAAATTAAAAAATCCATTAAATGAATTCATTCGTAAAAAAGCGTTATCGGTTAAAACGCTACAAATACTTGATTTAATCTTGCCTGACTATAATCGGTTATTAAACCTATCAGCGCCAGGTGGTGATATGTATGAATTAAAAGATGAGCTTTCGGGGCATCTAAACCCGTTTAAACGCAAGGTAGATAATCCCGTTACCTACTGGTCTGGTATTATTGATGTAGATGGCGTTAAAACCGTTGACTACTTCGTTCCTGACTATTTTAACGGCAAAATTCGAATCATGGCGGTTTCGGTAGGTAAAGAGACGATGGGCAGTACCCAAACAACGACAACTGTGCGTAATGATTTTGTACTAACGCCTAACATTCCTTATTTTGTAGCGCCAAATGATGAATTTGAAATTAGTTTAAGTGTGGCAAATAATTTAGAAGATACGAGCGACAAGGCAATCCCAATTACTGTTACCCTTAACACAACGCCGCAATTAACGCTTATTGATGAAGCGACGAAAACCATTGATCTTAGTCCAATGAAAGAAGGCACCCTTAAATTTAAACTAAAAGCGACCGATAATTTAGGTAGTGGCGATCTGCATTTTACTGCAAGTTATCATGATAAGGTTGTTAAGCGTAATGTCAGTACCTCTGTGCGCCCTGCTTCTCAATATCGACTTAAAACAGTTATGGGCCGAATGGATGGTAGCAAGCAGAGTTTTACTGATATAAGGGATATGTATGCACCATTTAGTGAGCGTGATGCATCAGTATCGTATTCCCCTCTTATTTTAAGTAGAGGCTTAGCGACTTATCTTGCTAATTATCCTCACTTATGTTCAGAACAGATCCTAAGCCAAGCAATGCCGCTACTGTTAAATAGTAAGTATCCAGATTTTGAATTAGTTAAAAATAATTCGATTAAATTAGATAGCCTTTTCCAGATGCTACAAACACGGCAAAATAGTGAAGGTGCAATTGGCTTATGGTACTCTAGCTACAATGTTGATCCGTTTATTACTTTATATGCAGTAAACTTTATGCTGGAAGCGAAAGAGGCAGATCAATTAATACCGAATAAAATGCTTGAAAATGCCAATAAATATATCAAGCAAATCGCATCATCAACACGAACTGACCAATACGGTCTACGTTTACGTGCTTATGCCATTTACTTATTAACCCGGCAAAATCAGGTCACAACCAGTTACTTAGCCTCAATTGTCGCTGATCTTAATGATAACCGCAGCAAGGGGTGGCAAACCGATTTAACCGCACTTTATTTAGCATCATCTTATCAGATGCTAAAAATGGATAGAGAAGCAAATCAATTATTAAAACCAGTATGGCAAGAACTCGCTAATGCCTATGATAACGCTTGGTGGAATCATAACTATTACGATCCACTGGTTTTAGAAGCAGGAAAAATTTATTTAATTGCGAAACATTTTCCTAAGCAAGCTAAAGATATTCCGCCACAAGCATTAGAAAATCTTGTTTTAATGCTTAATCAAGAGCGTTATACGACCCAGTCATCGGCAATGACGTTGCTTGCTTTAGATAGCTATGTTTCAAGCATCAACAAAGACAAACTAGCGGCTGATGATTTAACTATCACCAGTGAATCTAAAGTTGATGAACAAAATAAATATCAAACGATAGCCAAGTTAAAAGGATTATTAGCTAAAGGCTCATTCACCGCCGATGCTCGCACCGTTAGCTTTAATAATCAAACTCACCTACCTGCTTGGTATTTAATGTCACAGCAAGGATTTGATAAAACCATACAAACACAGCCAATTACTAAAGGGCTTGAAGTCTATCGTGAATTTACCGATGAAAAAGGTAATATCGTTAATCAAGTTACACTTGGTGATAAAATCAATGTGACCGTCAGAATTAGAACCCTATCAAAAGAAGGCGCAACCAACATAGCTATCGTTGACTTATTACCGGGCGGCTTTGAGGTTGTTCAACAGCCAATAAGCAGCACTAAAGATAACTATCAGGAAAATGATGAATATGACGGTGAAGATGAAGAAAATTACCAATCCGATGAAGGATATCATTGGATATCACCAATTGCAGTGGGTAATTATACTTGGTATCCTGATTACACTGATGTAAGAGAAGATCGCGTCATTATTTATGGTTCAACAGCTAACAATAAGACTCAAACATTTACTTACCAAATAAAAGCAACCAATATCGGTCAGTACATCGTACCATCGGCTTACGGTGAAGCAATGTATGATCGTGATATCCAAGCGGTATCGAAAGGTGGTGATCTGATCTCTGTCATAGCGAAATAA
- a CDS encoding metallophosphoesterase, translating into MIILGSLSFALSRLLLPISNYWFPLIGNIIFSLILCLFYSIIIIDIIRLILYLIFRQTARYRLALQIAYIAMAMVFFIVGLYMASSPRIVHYQITIDKPAQVKQLRIVQLSDIHISETTSKHFIQTMVNDVNRLKPDYIFITGDTLDQRLQPYLDKNLAEQFAQLKATYGTFIIFGNHEHYGIQRDENNSNAEVVSAFTASNMKVLQDSTFYDNATGITIIGRDDYVVKNFGKIRAELPTLLSFVDEHKPVILLDHQPKNLIEPANLGVDVMFSGHTHAGQVFPMTLIVNAMYKNAWGIDSPVVNNPFTSIVTSGYGLWGPPIRLMTRAEIVVTELNFK; encoded by the coding sequence GTGATTATTCTTGGATCCTTATCTTTTGCGTTAAGCCGCTTGCTGCTGCCGATTTCAAATTATTGGTTTCCGCTAATTGGTAATATCATTTTTTCACTTATCTTATGTTTGTTCTATAGCATTATCATCATTGATATTATTCGTTTAATTCTATACCTTATTTTTAGGCAAACCGCTCGTTATCGCTTAGCATTGCAAATTGCTTATATTGCAATGGCAATGGTGTTTTTTATTGTTGGCCTATATATGGCAAGCAGCCCACGCATCGTACATTATCAAATTACAATTGATAAGCCTGCCCAAGTTAAACAGTTAAGAATTGTTCAGTTGAGTGATATTCATATTAGTGAGACGACCTCAAAACACTTTATCCAAACCATGGTTAATGATGTTAACAGGTTAAAACCTGACTATATTTTTATTACGGGTGATACTTTAGATCAGCGTTTACAGCCTTATTTAGATAAAAATTTAGCCGAGCAATTTGCTCAGTTAAAAGCGACTTACGGTACATTTATTATTTTTGGTAATCATGAGCACTATGGTATACAGCGAGATGAAAATAATAGCAATGCAGAGGTCGTTAGCGCATTTACCGCATCTAATATGAAGGTATTACAAGATAGTACTTTTTATGATAATGCAACAGGCATTACGATTATTGGCCGCGACGATTATGTGGTTAAAAACTTTGGTAAAATACGCGCAGAGTTACCAACATTACTTAGTTTTGTTGATGAGCATAAGCCTGTCATTTTACTTGACCACCAACCTAAAAATTTGATAGAACCCGCTAATTTAGGTGTTGATGTTATGTTTTCGGGCCATACTCATGCTGGGCAGGTGTTTCCAATGACTCTAATCGTAAATGCGATGTATAAAAATGCGTGGGGAATTGACAGCCCAGTTGTTAATAATCCATTTACGAGCATTGTTACAAGTGGTTATGGATTATGGGGACCCCCAATTCGCTTAATGACTCGCGCTGAAATCGTGGTTACCGAGCTAAATTTTAAGTAA
- the pbpC gene encoding penicillin-binding protein 1C, whose protein sequence is MSIILNFIKKYQNSLMVLLLLALIAVTVRLYPHAPLSQSLTFSNTYYDEHNKLLRITLADDERYRLWTPLEDISPNVIDGLLLHEDRWFYYHPGFNPISLTRAFFATYLGGGNRQGASTITMQLARMHWKLNTKTIEGKLIQLARAIELELMYSKHDILEAYLNYAPFGRNIESVGAASLIYFDKPVSQVNLPEALTLTVLPQSPTYRIDKQTGIAGNALVNARNQLFQRWQEIYHSEDNIAALFNQSLIMRQPEQLPFLAPHFINQIIQQQLGNSHQSKIITTLDNNLQTIIENQVNVFIERNSQTGIKNATVLLVDTKTMGVKALIGSADYFNNDIQGQVNGTIAKRSPGSTLKPFIYGLGFDQGILHPMSILKDVETDFGFYTPENFDRNFKGPISATEALIKSRNIPAVFIASKLKTPSFYQFLTAANIANLASEEHYGLALVLGGGEVTSQELATLYAMLENRGKWQPLKFIAKQTDNTSVVKKLLSPQASFMTKDMLLKNTRKQDILFKKQNTAIPVYFKTGTSWGFRDAWTAGGFKQYVLIVWLGNFDGSSNNAFVGADAATPLFFNIIDAINNYYPNTRAPNQELPKNMKKVDICLPSGNLVTKWCKVKGKTWFIPGVSPITVDNIYRPVMIDNLSGKVACAPYNLQTSHVEVFEYWPSDLAKIFAKAGMQKKSPPDSSHCLSPHNYLGQAPKITSPLKNVVYQFRINNQKNERISLNANVDGEVKKLYWFIDNQFIGSSLQNQTLDLLPTKSGVFKLLVVDDLGRSDARTIKVELLE, encoded by the coding sequence ATGTCGATAATTTTAAATTTTATTAAAAAATATCAAAATAGTTTAATGGTTTTATTACTGTTAGCGTTGATTGCAGTTACGGTGCGATTGTATCCCCATGCGCCGCTATCGCAATCATTAACGTTTTCAAATACCTATTATGATGAGCATAATAAGCTGCTTCGAATAACCTTAGCAGACGATGAGCGATATCGACTATGGACGCCGCTTGAAGATATATCGCCTAATGTTATTGATGGTTTACTATTACATGAAGATAGGTGGTTTTATTATCACCCTGGCTTTAATCCAATTAGCCTAACACGCGCTTTTTTTGCGACCTACCTGGGCGGAGGAAACCGGCAAGGCGCCTCAACAATCACCATGCAATTAGCTAGAATGCATTGGAAACTCAATACTAAAACCATTGAGGGAAAATTAATCCAGCTAGCAAGGGCTATCGAGCTCGAATTAATGTACTCTAAACATGATATTTTAGAAGCTTACCTTAATTACGCCCCCTTTGGCCGCAATATCGAAAGCGTTGGCGCGGCCTCTTTGATCTATTTTGACAAACCGGTATCACAAGTTAATTTGCCTGAAGCATTGACGCTTACCGTTTTACCGCAATCACCTACCTATCGCATTGATAAACAAACTGGCATTGCCGGTAACGCCTTAGTGAATGCTCGAAATCAATTATTTCAGCGCTGGCAAGAAATCTACCATAGCGAGGATAATATTGCCGCATTATTTAATCAATCATTGATTATGCGTCAGCCAGAGCAACTGCCCTTTTTGGCGCCTCATTTTATTAACCAAATTATTCAACAGCAATTAGGTAATAGTCATCAATCAAAAATTATCACAACGCTAGATAATAACTTACAAACAATCATTGAAAATCAAGTAAATGTCTTTATTGAACGAAATAGTCAAACCGGCATTAAAAATGCCACAGTATTATTAGTTGATACAAAAACGATGGGGGTTAAAGCGCTTATTGGCTCGGCAGATTATTTTAATAATGATATACAAGGCCAAGTTAATGGGACAATAGCCAAAAGATCGCCAGGTTCAACTTTAAAACCCTTTATATATGGACTTGGCTTCGATCAAGGTATTTTACATCCGATGAGTATATTAAAAGATGTTGAAACTGATTTTGGTTTTTATACCCCTGAAAATTTTGACCGTAATTTTAAAGGCCCGATTTCAGCTACCGAAGCGCTTATTAAAAGTCGTAACATTCCCGCCGTTTTTATTGCATCAAAACTTAAAACGCCTTCATTTTATCAGTTTTTAACAGCCGCAAATATCGCAAATCTAGCCAGTGAAGAACATTACGGTTTAGCCTTAGTATTAGGGGGTGGTGAGGTCACCTCGCAAGAGCTAGCGACATTATACGCAATGCTTGAAAATCGGGGAAAATGGCAACCACTTAAATTTATCGCTAAGCAAACAGATAATACCTCAGTTGTTAAAAAGCTTTTAAGCCCACAAGCAAGCTTTATGACCAAAGATATGCTACTTAAAAATACGCGTAAACAAGATATCTTATTTAAGAAGCAAAATACCGCAATCCCGGTATACTTTAAAACTGGCACGTCATGGGGGTTTCGTGATGCTTGGACCGCTGGCGGATTTAAACAATATGTACTCATCGTTTGGTTAGGTAACTTTGATGGTTCTAGCAACAATGCCTTTGTTGGCGCAGATGCCGCAACCCCACTATTTTTTAACATTATTGATGCAATCAATAACTATTATCCAAATACCAGAGCACCAAATCAGGAATTACCAAAGAATATGAAAAAGGTTGATATCTGTTTGCCTAGCGGCAATCTCGTTACTAAATGGTGCAAAGTAAAAGGTAAAACATGGTTTATTCCAGGCGTTTCGCCAATCACGGTTGATAATATCTATCGCCCAGTAATGATTGATAATCTATCGGGCAAAGTTGCGTGCGCGCCATATAACTTGCAAACATCACACGTCGAAGTATTTGAATATTGGCCCTCTGACTTAGCCAAAATTTTTGCAAAAGCAGGCATGCAAAAGAAATCCCCCCCAGATAGTTCTCACTGTTTATCACCGCATAATTATTTAGGTCAAGCCCCAAAAATCACCTCGCCATTAAAGAATGTGGTATATCAATTTAGGATAAATAATCAAAAAAATGAACGTATTAGCTTAAATGCTAATGTTGATGGTGAGGTTAAAAAATTATACTGGTTTATTGATAATCAATTCATTGGCAGTAGTTTACAAAACCAAACATTAGATTTGCTACCAACGAAAAGCGGCGTATTTAAATTACTGGTAGTTGATGATTTAGGGCGCAGTGACGCTCGCACAATCAAAGTAGAGTTATTAGAATAA
- the cmoB gene encoding tRNA 5-methoxyuridine(34)/uridine 5-oxyacetic acid(34) synthase CmoB yields MIDFGNFYQIIAKNQLAPWLETLPAQLSSWQKQNVDVRFNHWLNCIDHLPAIKPDILDLLHSVTAKNLSPLSEGEQKRITQLLMSLSPWRKGPFSLYDIDVDAEWRSDFKWQRLTPHINNLEGKTVLDVGCNSGYHLWRMIGAGAKLAVGIDPMPLFLCQFEAIRKLIGDDQRAHFIPVGIEDMPKLNAFDTVFSMGVLYHRRSPLDHLYQLKDQLVSDGQLILETLVIEGDEHQSLVPGERYAQMRNVYFIPSIPTMVNWLSKCGFKNINVVDISKTNLEEQRKTNWMTTGSLIDFLDPNDHNKTIEGYAAPMRAVFIASK; encoded by the coding sequence ATGATTGATTTTGGTAACTTTTATCAGATTATTGCAAAAAACCAGTTAGCACCTTGGCTAGAAACCCTACCTGCCCAACTATCAAGCTGGCAAAAACAAAATGTTGATGTACGTTTTAATCATTGGCTTAACTGTATTGATCACCTTCCCGCTATCAAGCCCGATATTTTGGATTTATTACATAGCGTGACGGCTAAAAATTTATCGCCATTATCAGAGGGTGAACAAAAGCGAATTACTCAGTTACTAATGTCATTATCACCTTGGCGTAAAGGCCCCTTCTCACTTTATGATATTGATGTTGATGCAGAGTGGCGATCTGACTTTAAATGGCAAAGGCTTACGCCGCATATTAATAATCTAGAAGGTAAAACCGTTTTAGATGTTGGTTGCAATAGTGGCTATCATTTATGGCGTATGATTGGCGCAGGCGCTAAACTTGCCGTCGGCATTGATCCAATGCCTTTATTTTTATGCCAGTTTGAAGCGATTAGAAAACTTATTGGCGATGATCAACGTGCCCATTTTATTCCAGTTGGTATTGAAGATATGCCAAAGCTTAATGCTTTTGATACGGTTTTTTCAATGGGAGTTTTGTATCATCGCCGTTCACCGCTAGATCATCTTTATCAACTAAAAGATCAGCTTGTTTCCGATGGCCAACTAATTTTAGAAACCTTAGTGATTGAAGGTGATGAGCATCAATCCTTAGTGCCCGGTGAACGTTATGCGCAAATGCGTAATGTCTATTTTATTCCATCAATTCCAACCATGGTTAATTGGTTATCTAAATGTGGTTTTAAAAATATCAATGTCGTTGATATCTCTAAAACCAATTTGGAAGAACAGCGTAAAACCAATTGGATGACCACCGGTTCATTAATCGATTTTCTTGATCCAAATGATCATAATAAAACGATTGAGGGTTACGCCGCACCAATGCGCGCGGTGTTTATTGCCTCAAAATAA